The following are from one region of the Rhipicephalus microplus isolate Deutch F79 chromosome 1, USDA_Rmic, whole genome shotgun sequence genome:
- the LOC119173772 gene encoding uncharacterized protein LOC119173772, whose translation MIGDEDGIQTAGKTAAVRGGAMLGKLPEFDPDGDNCDVFFERFECFAAANDIAEDKKLQVLLTSIGEKAYVTLRSLLLPKTPTQETYDVVIATLKKHYTPKCSVVTERYRFNQRNQEPHESISDFIVGLKKLAATCEFGTFLEQALRDRLIAGLCSDSIRCRLLATPDAELTWERTCSIVAAMESATRGTREMVATLATGTPVDSDVHWNKETAAGQRPAPAGDYARSFMPKTTPAAGAYPMV comes from the exons ATgattggcgacgaggatgggatacaGACAGCAGGAAAAACAGCAGCTGTTCGGGGTGGTGCCATGCTCGGAAAGCTTCCAGAGTTCGATCCGGACGGTGACAACTGCGATGTTTTCTTCGAGCGATTTGAGTGTTTTGCAGCTGCTAACGACATCGCAGAGGATAAGAAGTTGCAAGTGCTATTGACGTCCATCGGGGAGAAGGCATACGTCACGCTGAGGAGCCTTCTTCTGCCGAAAACGCCTACCCAGGAGACGTATGACGTGGTCATCGCAACGCTGAAAAAGCACTATACCCCAAAGTGCTCCGTGGTTACGGAAAGATACCGTTTTAACCAACGCAATCAAGAACCGCACGAAAGCATCAGCGACTTCATAGTAGGACTCAAGAAACTGGCTGCAACATGTGAGTTCGGCACATTTCTTGAGCAAGCCCTGCGAGATCGTCTCATCGCGGGATTGTGTTCCGACAGCATACGGTGCAGGCTTCTGGCGACACCTGATGCAGAATTAACCTGGGAGCGCACCTGCAGCATTGTAGCAGCCATGGAATCTGCTACTAGAGGCACTCGGGAAATGGTGGCGACCCTCGCAACAGGGACCCCCGTCGACAGCGACGTTCACTGGAACAAGGAAACGGCAGCTGGACAACGGCCAGCACCCGCTGGGGACTACGCACGGAGTTTCATGCCGAAAACCACTCCAGCTGCAG GCGCCTACCCTATGGTGTAG